A region of Drosophila suzukii chromosome 2L, CBGP_Dsuzu_IsoJpt1.0, whole genome shotgun sequence DNA encodes the following proteins:
- the CLIP-190 gene encoding restin homolog isoform X2, with protein MSDETGDSGGATAPLPSPANADTEPGATASKIPGPSRSNIPTPAASATGIPQPSKMKAPSNFGSTGSVSKIGRPCCNHTTPKSGPPPRDTASMSRESDDNLSSINSAYTDLYQETVRRFTRSSLSPTSDWDRFSPARRSLKSEAGSRTSYDYYLEATGRRRSSDHNSAVLTANTEQFIIGQRVWLGGLRPGQIAYIGETHFAPGEWAGVVLDEPNGKNDGCVSGKRYFQCEPKRGIFSRLTRLTTYPMSGAQTPTSPLAKNSPDRSRTVSPTASIRSSMLRSPGIGGKNGMAVGDRVIVSSGFGSRPGILRFLGETQFAPGNWCGVELDEPSGKNDGAVDDIRYFECKPKYGVFVPIAKVSLSPSSKKTRLSRTGSRESLTSIGTMNSIATTATSRMRMNAQRKSITPVKPILATPKSQFSMQDLLREKQQHVEQLMVERDLDREDAQNQALQLQKNINELKARIVELESALGDERKKSEELQFSVDEAQFCGDEMNAQSQVYKEKIHDLETKITQLVSATPSLQSIPPPPPDDSALKEELSKLQEKLNTQQKETESRIAEQLEEEQRLRENVKYLQDQNATLQSELLSKDEALEKFSLSESGLENLRRELALLKDENEKQAEETKADFSRKLAEKSEMLEKVTSELQSLKAVSDTLESERVNKTDECEILQTEVRMRDEQIKELSQQLDELTTQLNVQKADSSALDDMLRLQTAGSDEKSNLLEKTEKELNQFKEEALKNQQEKEQLEKQLTELKQLAEQEKLVREKAETEINQIKLEKVNVEQQLALKETELENFQKKQSETEAHLRENKDINSQKDLKLIESGEALKQLHLQLDEKTKVHEALLADLEELKKNQETVLNKKDQDLQQFQAKSSELEGALKSTREQLELLQQQAAASGEEGSKNLAKLQEEISQLKAHAEKTQSELKSSQSNVEAKTKQLELANGSLEEEAKKLVNLQEQISKLKAEVEETQSALSSSHTDVESKTKQLEAANAALEKVNKDYAESRAEASHLQDQVKEITDTLHAELLAERSSSSDLHTKLTKFSDELATGQKELTSKADAWSQEMLQKEKELQELRSQLQDSQDTQTKLKAEGERKEKSLEESIKNLQEQLAKSKGENQELSSGTQETIKDLQERLEISNAETQHKEKMATEDAQKIADLKTLVEAIQVANANISATNEELSTVLEVLQAERSETNHIFELFEMEADMNSERLIEKLTGMKEELKDTHLQLDEQQKKFQDLELKLEQTQQSEQNLLQESLTSKEQLKELQQSLVEVQDSLKQKEELVQKLEGQLKETSTKLEGQSTSSQEVQLKLEEAEKKEKNLQEESAKLTEQLQALQKTQSELSETLKKKDELVQSLEDKLKESNTQLETQNSATKETQVKLEEAQQREKALQEEAAKLSGELQQVQQANGEVRDSLVKVEGLVKVFEEKLQAATAQLESQQATNKELQELLLKSQETEGNLQGESLAITEKLRQLEQANGELNESLSNKEKSLKDFENKLQESNSLLEGQKKSHNELQDKLEKAQEKERNLQEETSKLAEQLSQLQLKNEELQKSLQQKQSLLEKGNEFDTQLAEYQKVIDEMDDSASAKSKLLEQLQNRVVELEAALHKANEAQKTANQETKELRRQLESLESEKTREILTLKTQMNGAGSRSGKGDELESLDTETSLAKINFLNSIIADMQQKNDALKAKVQTLETMPMDFTKPHAFDVLTKRKPAPRLFCDICDEFDQHETEDCPIQASEDRDYSPPPSEANNNEKERKLPAPRKYCDSCEVFGHDTSECADDETF; from the exons ATGAGTGATGAAACGGGCGATTCGGGCGGGGCAACTGCCCCACTTCCGTCGCCAGCTAATGCGGATACGGAACCAGGAGCTACTGCCTCCAAAATACCGGGTCCAAGTAGATCCAATATTCCCACGCCCGCTGCTTCAGCTACCGGAATCCCGCAGCCCAGCAAAATGAAGGCGCCATCCAATTTCGGATCTACCGGGTCTGTTTCCAAAATCGGAAGACCCTGCTGCAATCACACAACCCCTAAATCTGGGCCACCACCAAGAG acaCCGCCAGCATGAGTCGTGAAAGCGATGACAATTTAAGTTCGATCAATTCGGCTTATACAG ATCTCTATCAAGAGACTGTCAGGCGCTTTACGCGATCTTCGCTCTCACCCACATCCGATTGGGATCGCTTTTCGCCCGCTAGACGTTCGCTAAAATCGGAGGCTGGAAGTCGCACATCTT ATGATTATTATCTAGAGGCCACTGGGCGACGTCGCAGCTCAG ATCACAACAGCGCAGTGCTGACAGCAAATACAGAGCAGTTCATCATTGGCCAGCGGGTTTGGCTTGGTGGCCTTCGTCCCGGACAGATTGCCTACATTGGCGAAACACACTTTGCACCCGGCGAATGGGCGGGCGTTGTCCTGGATGAACCAAATG GTAAAAATGATGGTTGTGTGTCGGGCAAAAGATACTTCCAGTGCGAGCCGAAACGCGGCATTTTCTCACGCCTCACTCGTCTTACCACATATCCCATGTCTGGGGCCCAGACACCGACTTCTCCCTTGGCCAAAAACTCCCCGGACAGATCGCGCACAGTCTCGCCAACTGCGAGTATTCGTAGTTCTATGCTTCGCAGTCCCGGCATTGGTGGCA AAAACGGCATGGCTGTGGGCGATCGTGTGATTGTCTCCTCTGGATTTGGCAGTCGTCCGGGTATCTTACGCTTTTTGGGTGAGACACAATTCGCTCCAGGCAATTGGTGCGGCGTGGAATTGGATGAGCCTAGCGGCAAGAATGATGGAGCTGTGGATGATATAAG ATACTTCGAGTGCAAGCCCAAGTACGGGGTCTTTGTACCTATAGCGAAGGTTTCGCTATCGCCGTCATCGAAGAAAACGCGTCTTTCGAGGACCGGATCACGGGAGTCCCTCACCTCGATCGGCACCATGAACAGCATCGCCACCACGGCCACGTCGCGCATGCGCATGAATGCTCAG CGCAAGTCGATCACGCCCGTTAAGCCAATTTTAGCGACGCCGAAAAGCCAATTTTCCATGCAG GATCTGCTGCGCGAGAAGCAACAACATGTGGAGCAGCTGATGGTGGAGCGTGACTTGGACCGCGAGGATGCCCAGAATCAGGCGCTGCAGCTGCAGAAGAACATCAACGAG CTGAAGGCAAGAATTGTTGAATTGGAGTCGGCATTGGGAGATGAACGAAAGAAATCGGAAGAGTTGCAGTTCTCTGTAGACGAAGCACAGTTTTGTGGCGATGAAATGAAT GCTCAGTCCCAGGTCTACAAAGAAAAAATCCACGATCTAGAGACAAAAATCACACAACTGGTATCCg CTACTCCCAGTCTGCAGAGTATACCACCACCGCCTCCAGATGATAGCGCTTTAAAGGAGGAACTTTCTAAGCTCCAGGAAAAGTTGAATACTCAGCAGAAGGAAACGGAATCACGGATCGCCGAGCAgctggaggaggagcagcGGCTGAGGGAAAATGTAAAGTACCTGCAAGATCAAAATGCCACCCTTCAGTCAGAATTGCTTTCCAAGGATGAGGCCCTGGAGAAATTCTCCCTCTCAGAAAGTGGATTAGAAAATCTCCGCAGGGAACTAGCGTTGCTCAAGGATGAAAACGAAAAGCAAGCTGAGGAGACAAAAGCTGATTTCTCTCGAAAATTGGCTGAAAAATCGGAAATGCTGGAAAAGGTCACCTCCGAGTTGCAAAGCCTGAAAGCAGTCTCAGATACCCTAGAAAGCGAAAGGGTTAACAAAACCGACGAATGCGAGATTCTTCAAACCGAAGTCCGAATGCGGGATGAGCAAATCAAGGAGCTAAGTCAACAACTCGATGAACTAACCACCCAATTAAATGTACAAAAAGCAGATAGTTCGGCTCTGGATGATATGCTACGGTTGCAAACGGCTGGAAGTGATGAAAAATCGAATCTTTTAGAGAAAACCGAGAAGGAGCTAAATCAATTTAAGGAAGAGGCTTTGAAAAATCAACAGGAAAAAGAGCAACTTGAAAAGCAATTAACTGAATTAAAGCAATTGGCGGAACAAGAAAAACTAGTCAGAGAAAAGGCTGAAACTGAAATCAATCAAATAAAATTAGAAAAAGTAAACGTAGAGCAGCAATTGGCCTTAAAAGAAACTGAACTGGAGAACTTCCAAAAGAAACAGTCTGAAACAGAGGCTCATCTTCGGGAAAACAAGGATATTAATAGCCAGAAAGATCTTAAACTAATTGAATCTGGTGAAGCCCTTAAACAACTGCACCTTCAACTGGATGAGAAAACTAAAGTCCATGAAGCACTCTTAGCTGACCTGGAAGAGCTGAAGAAAAATCAGGAAACTGTTCTAAATAAAAAGGATCAGGATCTACAGCAGTTTCAGGCGAAGTCAAGTGAACTGGAAGGAGCTCTAAAGTCCACTCGAGAACAATTAGAGCTACTTCAACAACAGGCAGCCGCATCTGGAGAAGAGGGATCCAAGAACTTGGCCAAATTGCAGGAAGAGATTAGTCAGCTTAAGGCCCACGCTGAGAAAACTCAATCCGAGCTAAAATCTAGCCAATCGAATGTGGAAGCAAAGACCAAACAATTGGAGTTAGCCAATGGAAGTCTCGAGGAGGAAGCCAAGAAGTTGGTCAATCTGCAGGAACAGATTTCCAAACTTAAAGCCGAAGTGGAGGAGACCCAGTCAGCTCTCAGTTCAAGTCATACGGATGTGGAATCAAAAACTAAGCAACTGGAGGCAGCCAATGCTGCTCTCGAAAAAGTCAACAAG GACTACGCGGAATCACGAGCGGAAGCTTCCCATCTGCAAGATCAGGTCAAGGAGATCACCGATACACTTCATGCTGAGCTCCTGGCTGAACGATCCTCTTCCAGCGACCTTCATACCAAACTCACCAAGTTTTCGGATGAATTGGCCACAGGTCAGAAGGAACTGACCAGCAAAGCCGATGCCTGGAGCCAGGAGATGCTGCAGAAGGAGAAGGAACTGCAGGAGCTACGATCGCAGCTTCAAGACAGCCAAGACACCCAGACAAAACTGAAAGCAGAGGGAGAAAGGAAGGAGAAATCTCTGGAAGAATCTATCAAGAATCTTCAGGAACAACTAGCTAAGTCTAAGGGGGAAAATCAAGAACTGAGCTCTGGCACCCAGGAAACCATCAAGGACCTTCAGGAGCGTCTGGAAATCAGCAATGCTGAGACTCAACACAAGGAGAAAATGGCCACTGAAGATGCCCAGAAGATAGCTGATCTTAAAACGCTTGTGGAAGCCATCCAGGTGGCTAATGCCAACATATCTGCTACCAACGAAGAGCTCTCCACCGTGTTGGAAGTCCTTCAAGCGGAACGGAGTGAAACTAATCACATATTCGAGCTTTTTGAAATGGAGGCGGATATGAATTCAGAGCGACTAATCGAAAAACTCACAGGGATGAAGGAGGAGCTGAAGGATACCCATCTTCAACTGGATGAACAGCAGAAAAAGTTCCAGGATCTGGAGTTGAAATTGGAGCAGACGCAGCAGAGTGAGCAGAATTTGCTACAGGAATCCTTGACTTCCAAGGAGCAACTAAAGGAACTACAACAGTCACTCGTAGAAGTTCAAGACTCTCTTAAGCAAAAAGAGGAACTTGTCCAGAAATTGGAAGGTCAGCTTAAGGAAACCAGTACCAAATTAGAAGGCCAATCAACTTCCTCCCAGGAAGTCCAACTAAAGCTTGAAGAAGCTGAGAAGAAGGAAAAGAACTTACAAGAGGAGAGTGCCAAATTAACCGAGCAACTACAGGCGCTACAAAAAACCCAGTCGGAACTCTCCGAGACTCTCAAGAAAAAGGATGAACTTGTACAGAGTCTAGAAGATAAACTGAAAGAAAGCAATACTCAACTAGAAACCCAAAATTCGGCGACTAAAGAAACCCAAGTTAAATTGGAGGAGGCACAACAGAGGGAGAAAGCTTTGCAGGAAGAGGCTGCCAAATTATCCGGTGAGCTGCAACAAGTCCAACAGGCCAATGGAGAAGTAAGGGATTCTCTAGTAAAAGTAGAAGGGTTGGTGAAAGTTTTCGAGGAAAAACTCCAAGCCGCCACCGCCCAGTTGGAAAGCCAACAGGCCACGAACAAAGAGCTTCAGGAGTTGCTGTTGAAATCACAGGAGACGGAGGGTAACCTACAGGGAGAATCTCTGGCAATCACCGAGAAACTACGCCAACTAGAACAGGCCAATGGGGAACTTAATGAGTCACTGTCCAACAAAGAGAAAAGCCTTAAAGATTTTGAAAACAAACTTCAAGAAAGTAATTCTCTACTGGAAGGACAAAAGAAAAGCCACAACGAACTCCAGGACAAGTTGGAAAAGGCTCAGGAAAAGGAAAGGAATCTACAAGAAGAAACCTCCAAGTTAGCTGAGCAGCTGAGTCAACTACAGCTTAAGAACGAGGAGCTTCAAAAATCCCTCCAGCAAAAGCAATCGCTTTTGGAAAAAGGCAACGAATTCGACACACAGCTGGCGGAGTATCAGAAAGTCATCGATGAAATGGATGATTCGGCCTCCGCTAAATCCAAGCTGCTGGAACAGCTGCAAAATAGAGTTGTGGAACTGGAGGCCGCACTCCATAAAGCCAACGAAGCCCAAAAGACTGCTAATCAGGAGACTAAGGAACTGAGGCGCCAGCTGGAATCGCTGGAGTCGGAGAAGACCAGGGAGATTTTGACCCTCAAGACACAGATGAATGGAGCAGGCAGCAGGTCTGGAAAGGGTGATGAACTTGAG TCATTAGACACCGAGACAAGTCTTGCCAAGATCAACTTCCTCAACTCAATCATTGCCGACATGCAACAGAAGAATGATGCTCTCAAGGCCAAAGTCCAGACCCTCGAAACCATGCCTATGGATTTTACCAA ACCGCATGCCTTTGATGTGCTGACGAAGCGAAAACCGGCTCCCAGACTTTTCTGCGACATCTGCGATGAGTTTGATCAGCACGAGACGGAGGACTGTCCAATCCAGGCTAGTGAAGATCGGGATTACTCCCCGCCACCATCGGAGGCCAATAACAATGAGAAGGAACGCAAGCTGCCTGCACCCAGAAAATACTGCGATTCCTGCGAGG TTTTTGGCCATGATACCAGCGAATGTGCCGATGATGAAACCTTTTAG
- the CLIP-190 gene encoding restin homolog isoform X11, whose amino-acid sequence MSDETGDSGGATAPLPSPANADTEPGATASKIPGPSRSNIPTPAASATGIPQPSKMKAPSNFGSTGSVSKIGRPCCNHTTPKSGPPPRDTASMSRESDDNLSSINSAYTDHNSAVLTANTEQFIIGQRVWLGGLRPGQIAYIGETHFAPGEWAGVVLDEPNGKNDGCVSGKRYFQCEPKRGIFSRLTRLTTYPMSGAQTPTSPLAKNSPDRSRTVSPTASIRSSMLRSPGIGGKNGMAVGDRVIVSSGFGSRPGILRFLGETQFAPGNWCGVELDEPSGKNDGAVDDIRYFECKPKYGVFVPIAKVSLSPSSKKTRLSRTGSRESLTSIGTMNSIATTATSRMRMNAQDLLREKQQHVEQLMVERDLDREDAQNQALQLQKNINELKARIVELESALGDERKKSEELQFSVDEAQFCGDEMNAQSQVYKEKIHDLETKITQLVSATPSLQSIPPPPPDDSALKEELSKLQEKLNTQQKETESRIAEQLEEEQRLRENVKYLQDQNATLQSELLSKDEALEKFSLSESGLENLRRELALLKDENEKQAEETKADFSRKLAEKSEMLEKVTSELQSLKAVSDTLESERVNKTDECEILQTEVRMRDEQIKELSQQLDELTTQLNVQKADSSALDDMLRLQTAGSDEKSNLLEKTEKELNQFKEEALKNQQEKEQLEKQLTELKQLAEQEKLVREKAETEINQIKLEKVNVEQQLALKETELENFQKKQSETEAHLRENKDINSQKDLKLIESGEALKQLHLQLDEKTKVHEALLADLEELKKNQETVLNKKDQDLQQFQAKSSELEGALKSTREQLELLQQQAAASGEEGSKNLAKLQEEISQLKAHAEKTQSELKSSQSNVEAKTKQLELANGSLEEEAKKLVNLQEQISKLKAEVEETQSALSSSHTDVESKTKQLEAANAALEKVNKDYAESRAEASHLQDQVKEITDTLHAELLAERSSSSDLHTKLTKFSDELATGQKELTSKADAWSQEMLQKEKELQELRSQLQDSQDTQTKLKAEGERKEKSLEESIKNLQEQLAKSKGENQELSSGTQETIKDLQERLEISNAETQHKEKMATEDAQKIADLKTLVEAIQVANANISATNEELSTVLEVLQAERSETNHIFELFEMEADMNSERLIEKLTGMKEELKDTHLQLDEQQKKFQDLELKLEQTQQSEQNLLQESLTSKEQLKELQQSLVEVQDSLKQKEELVQKLEGQLKETSTKLEGQSTSSQEVQLKLEEAEKKEKNLQEESAKLTEQLQALQKTQSELSETLKKKDELVQSLEDKLKESNTQLETQNSATKETQVKLEEAQQREKALQEEAAKLSGELQQVQQANGEVRDSLVKVEGLVKVFEEKLQAATAQLESQQATNKELQELLLKSQETEGNLQGESLAITEKLRQLEQANGELNESLSNKEKSLKDFENKLQESNSLLEGQKKSHNELQDKLEKAQEKERNLQEETSKLAEQLSQLQLKNEELQKSLQQKQSLLEKGNEFDTQLAEYQKVIDEMDDSASAKSKLLEQLQNRVVELEAALHKANEAQKTANQETKELRRQLESLESEKTREILTLKTQMNGAGSRSGKGDELESLDTETSLAKINFLNSIIADMQQKNDALKAKVQTLETMPMDFTKPHAFDVLTKRKPAPRLFCDICDEFDQHETEDCPIQASEDRDYSPPPSEANNNEKERKLPAPRKYCDSCEVFGHDTSECADDETF is encoded by the exons ATGAGTGATGAAACGGGCGATTCGGGCGGGGCAACTGCCCCACTTCCGTCGCCAGCTAATGCGGATACGGAACCAGGAGCTACTGCCTCCAAAATACCGGGTCCAAGTAGATCCAATATTCCCACGCCCGCTGCTTCAGCTACCGGAATCCCGCAGCCCAGCAAAATGAAGGCGCCATCCAATTTCGGATCTACCGGGTCTGTTTCCAAAATCGGAAGACCCTGCTGCAATCACACAACCCCTAAATCTGGGCCACCACCAAGAG acaCCGCCAGCATGAGTCGTGAAAGCGATGACAATTTAAGTTCGATCAATTCGGCTTATACAG ATCACAACAGCGCAGTGCTGACAGCAAATACAGAGCAGTTCATCATTGGCCAGCGGGTTTGGCTTGGTGGCCTTCGTCCCGGACAGATTGCCTACATTGGCGAAACACACTTTGCACCCGGCGAATGGGCGGGCGTTGTCCTGGATGAACCAAATG GTAAAAATGATGGTTGTGTGTCGGGCAAAAGATACTTCCAGTGCGAGCCGAAACGCGGCATTTTCTCACGCCTCACTCGTCTTACCACATATCCCATGTCTGGGGCCCAGACACCGACTTCTCCCTTGGCCAAAAACTCCCCGGACAGATCGCGCACAGTCTCGCCAACTGCGAGTATTCGTAGTTCTATGCTTCGCAGTCCCGGCATTGGTGGCA AAAACGGCATGGCTGTGGGCGATCGTGTGATTGTCTCCTCTGGATTTGGCAGTCGTCCGGGTATCTTACGCTTTTTGGGTGAGACACAATTCGCTCCAGGCAATTGGTGCGGCGTGGAATTGGATGAGCCTAGCGGCAAGAATGATGGAGCTGTGGATGATATAAG ATACTTCGAGTGCAAGCCCAAGTACGGGGTCTTTGTACCTATAGCGAAGGTTTCGCTATCGCCGTCATCGAAGAAAACGCGTCTTTCGAGGACCGGATCACGGGAGTCCCTCACCTCGATCGGCACCATGAACAGCATCGCCACCACGGCCACGTCGCGCATGCGCATGAATGCTCAG GATCTGCTGCGCGAGAAGCAACAACATGTGGAGCAGCTGATGGTGGAGCGTGACTTGGACCGCGAGGATGCCCAGAATCAGGCGCTGCAGCTGCAGAAGAACATCAACGAG CTGAAGGCAAGAATTGTTGAATTGGAGTCGGCATTGGGAGATGAACGAAAGAAATCGGAAGAGTTGCAGTTCTCTGTAGACGAAGCACAGTTTTGTGGCGATGAAATGAAT GCTCAGTCCCAGGTCTACAAAGAAAAAATCCACGATCTAGAGACAAAAATCACACAACTGGTATCCg CTACTCCCAGTCTGCAGAGTATACCACCACCGCCTCCAGATGATAGCGCTTTAAAGGAGGAACTTTCTAAGCTCCAGGAAAAGTTGAATACTCAGCAGAAGGAAACGGAATCACGGATCGCCGAGCAgctggaggaggagcagcGGCTGAGGGAAAATGTAAAGTACCTGCAAGATCAAAATGCCACCCTTCAGTCAGAATTGCTTTCCAAGGATGAGGCCCTGGAGAAATTCTCCCTCTCAGAAAGTGGATTAGAAAATCTCCGCAGGGAACTAGCGTTGCTCAAGGATGAAAACGAAAAGCAAGCTGAGGAGACAAAAGCTGATTTCTCTCGAAAATTGGCTGAAAAATCGGAAATGCTGGAAAAGGTCACCTCCGAGTTGCAAAGCCTGAAAGCAGTCTCAGATACCCTAGAAAGCGAAAGGGTTAACAAAACCGACGAATGCGAGATTCTTCAAACCGAAGTCCGAATGCGGGATGAGCAAATCAAGGAGCTAAGTCAACAACTCGATGAACTAACCACCCAATTAAATGTACAAAAAGCAGATAGTTCGGCTCTGGATGATATGCTACGGTTGCAAACGGCTGGAAGTGATGAAAAATCGAATCTTTTAGAGAAAACCGAGAAGGAGCTAAATCAATTTAAGGAAGAGGCTTTGAAAAATCAACAGGAAAAAGAGCAACTTGAAAAGCAATTAACTGAATTAAAGCAATTGGCGGAACAAGAAAAACTAGTCAGAGAAAAGGCTGAAACTGAAATCAATCAAATAAAATTAGAAAAAGTAAACGTAGAGCAGCAATTGGCCTTAAAAGAAACTGAACTGGAGAACTTCCAAAAGAAACAGTCTGAAACAGAGGCTCATCTTCGGGAAAACAAGGATATTAATAGCCAGAAAGATCTTAAACTAATTGAATCTGGTGAAGCCCTTAAACAACTGCACCTTCAACTGGATGAGAAAACTAAAGTCCATGAAGCACTCTTAGCTGACCTGGAAGAGCTGAAGAAAAATCAGGAAACTGTTCTAAATAAAAAGGATCAGGATCTACAGCAGTTTCAGGCGAAGTCAAGTGAACTGGAAGGAGCTCTAAAGTCCACTCGAGAACAATTAGAGCTACTTCAACAACAGGCAGCCGCATCTGGAGAAGAGGGATCCAAGAACTTGGCCAAATTGCAGGAAGAGATTAGTCAGCTTAAGGCCCACGCTGAGAAAACTCAATCCGAGCTAAAATCTAGCCAATCGAATGTGGAAGCAAAGACCAAACAATTGGAGTTAGCCAATGGAAGTCTCGAGGAGGAAGCCAAGAAGTTGGTCAATCTGCAGGAACAGATTTCCAAACTTAAAGCCGAAGTGGAGGAGACCCAGTCAGCTCTCAGTTCAAGTCATACGGATGTGGAATCAAAAACTAAGCAACTGGAGGCAGCCAATGCTGCTCTCGAAAAAGTCAACAAG GACTACGCGGAATCACGAGCGGAAGCTTCCCATCTGCAAGATCAGGTCAAGGAGATCACCGATACACTTCATGCTGAGCTCCTGGCTGAACGATCCTCTTCCAGCGACCTTCATACCAAACTCACCAAGTTTTCGGATGAATTGGCCACAGGTCAGAAGGAACTGACCAGCAAAGCCGATGCCTGGAGCCAGGAGATGCTGCAGAAGGAGAAGGAACTGCAGGAGCTACGATCGCAGCTTCAAGACAGCCAAGACACCCAGACAAAACTGAAAGCAGAGGGAGAAAGGAAGGAGAAATCTCTGGAAGAATCTATCAAGAATCTTCAGGAACAACTAGCTAAGTCTAAGGGGGAAAATCAAGAACTGAGCTCTGGCACCCAGGAAACCATCAAGGACCTTCAGGAGCGTCTGGAAATCAGCAATGCTGAGACTCAACACAAGGAGAAAATGGCCACTGAAGATGCCCAGAAGATAGCTGATCTTAAAACGCTTGTGGAAGCCATCCAGGTGGCTAATGCCAACATATCTGCTACCAACGAAGAGCTCTCCACCGTGTTGGAAGTCCTTCAAGCGGAACGGAGTGAAACTAATCACATATTCGAGCTTTTTGAAATGGAGGCGGATATGAATTCAGAGCGACTAATCGAAAAACTCACAGGGATGAAGGAGGAGCTGAAGGATACCCATCTTCAACTGGATGAACAGCAGAAAAAGTTCCAGGATCTGGAGTTGAAATTGGAGCAGACGCAGCAGAGTGAGCAGAATTTGCTACAGGAATCCTTGACTTCCAAGGAGCAACTAAAGGAACTACAACAGTCACTCGTAGAAGTTCAAGACTCTCTTAAGCAAAAAGAGGAACTTGTCCAGAAATTGGAAGGTCAGCTTAAGGAAACCAGTACCAAATTAGAAGGCCAATCAACTTCCTCCCAGGAAGTCCAACTAAAGCTTGAAGAAGCTGAGAAGAAGGAAAAGAACTTACAAGAGGAGAGTGCCAAATTAACCGAGCAACTACAGGCGCTACAAAAAACCCAGTCGGAACTCTCCGAGACTCTCAAGAAAAAGGATGAACTTGTACAGAGTCTAGAAGATAAACTGAAAGAAAGCAATACTCAACTAGAAACCCAAAATTCGGCGACTAAAGAAACCCAAGTTAAATTGGAGGAGGCACAACAGAGGGAGAAAGCTTTGCAGGAAGAGGCTGCCAAATTATCCGGTGAGCTGCAACAAGTCCAACAGGCCAATGGAGAAGTAAGGGATTCTCTAGTAAAAGTAGAAGGGTTGGTGAAAGTTTTCGAGGAAAAACTCCAAGCCGCCACCGCCCAGTTGGAAAGCCAACAGGCCACGAACAAAGAGCTTCAGGAGTTGCTGTTGAAATCACAGGAGACGGAGGGTAACCTACAGGGAGAATCTCTGGCAATCACCGAGAAACTACGCCAACTAGAACAGGCCAATGGGGAACTTAATGAGTCACTGTCCAACAAAGAGAAAAGCCTTAAAGATTTTGAAAACAAACTTCAAGAAAGTAATTCTCTACTGGAAGGACAAAAGAAAAGCCACAACGAACTCCAGGACAAGTTGGAAAAGGCTCAGGAAAAGGAAAGGAATCTACAAGAAGAAACCTCCAAGTTAGCTGAGCAGCTGAGTCAACTACAGCTTAAGAACGAGGAGCTTCAAAAATCCCTCCAGCAAAAGCAATCGCTTTTGGAAAAAGGCAACGAATTCGACACACAGCTGGCGGAGTATCAGAAAGTCATCGATGAAATGGATGATTCGGCCTCCGCTAAATCCAAGCTGCTGGAACAGCTGCAAAATAGAGTTGTGGAACTGGAGGCCGCACTCCATAAAGCCAACGAAGCCCAAAAGACTGCTAATCAGGAGACTAAGGAACTGAGGCGCCAGCTGGAATCGCTGGAGTCGGAGAAGACCAGGGAGATTTTGACCCTCAAGACACAGATGAATGGAGCAGGCAGCAGGTCTGGAAAGGGTGATGAACTTGAG TCATTAGACACCGAGACAAGTCTTGCCAAGATCAACTTCCTCAACTCAATCATTGCCGACATGCAACAGAAGAATGATGCTCTCAAGGCCAAAGTCCAGACCCTCGAAACCATGCCTATGGATTTTACCAA ACCGCATGCCTTTGATGTGCTGACGAAGCGAAAACCGGCTCCCAGACTTTTCTGCGACATCTGCGATGAGTTTGATCAGCACGAGACGGAGGACTGTCCAATCCAGGCTAGTGAAGATCGGGATTACTCCCCGCCACCATCGGAGGCCAATAACAATGAGAAGGAACGCAAGCTGCCTGCACCCAGAAAATACTGCGATTCCTGCGAGG TTTTTGGCCATGATACCAGCGAATGTGCCGATGATGAAACCTTTTAG